A segment of the Fusobacterium ulcerans genome:
GGAAATTTTCATGGACAGCCTATGGCACTTCCATTTGATTTCTTAGGAATAGCAGTATCAGAGATGGCGAATGTTTCTGAAAGAAGAATAGAAAGACTTGTAAATCCTCATCTTAATTGTGGACTTCCAGCATTTTTAGTTGAGAATGGAGGAGTAAATTCAGGATTTATGATAGTGCAGTACAGTGCAGCTTCTCTTGTATCTGAGAATAAAGTTCTGGCTCATCCAGCTTCTGTAGATTCTATACCTTCATCAGCAAATCAGGAAGATCATGTATCTATGGGAACTATTGCAGCTAGAAAAGCAGGAGAAATACTGAAAAATGCAAGAAAAGTAATAGCTATGGAAATACTGTCAGCTTGTCAGGGAATAGATCTGAAAAAAGTAAATAAGGATCTTGGACTTGGAACTGAAAAAGCGTATACAGCAGTAAGAGAAACAGTATCATACTATGACAAAGACAGAGTAATGAATCTGGATATCAATGCAGTGGAAGAATTAATCGAAAGAAATAAGATAGTAGAAAATGTAGAAAAAGTTATAGGGGAATTGAAAATATAGGGGGAATAAAAAATGATAAATAAAGATATATATAATGCAATGACAATAAAACTTACAGCTCAGGATATACCAATGAAAATGCCTGAGATGGATCCAAAGATAAGAAGAGCTCCAAAGAGAGTAGTACATTTGGAAAAAGATGAAATTGAATTAGCATTGAAAAATGCTTTGAGATATATACCAGAAGAGTATCATGAAATGCTGGCACCAGAATTTTTAAATGAATTGATGGAGCATGGAAGAATATATGGATATAGATTCAGACCAGAGGGAAGAATTTATGGAAAACCTATAGATGAATATACAGGAAGATGTACAGAAGCTAGAGCCATGCAGGTAATGATAGACAATAATTTAGACTTTGAAATAGCACTTTATCCTTATGAGTTGGTTACTTATGGAGAAACAGGGCAGGTATGTCAAAACTGGATGCAGTATAGACTTATAAAAAAATATCTTGAAAATCTAACTCAAGATCAAACTTTAGTAGTGGCATCAGGACATCCTACTGGATTATTCAGATCAAATCCATATGCACCAAGAGCTATCATAACTAATGCACTTATGGTAGGAGAATTTGACGATTATGATAACTGGGCAAGAGCAGCAGCTATTGGAGTAGCTAATTATGGACAGATGACAGCTGGAGGATGGATGTACATCGGGCCTCAGGGAATAGTTCATGGAACTTATTCAACTATACTTAATGCTGCAAGACTTTTCTGCGAAGTGCCTAAAGATGGAGACCTTACAGGAAAATTATTTGTTACTTCTGGGCTTGGAGGAATGAGCGGAGCTCAAGGAAAAGCTACTGTAATAGCTAAGGGAGTAGGAATAGTAGCAGAAGTAGATATTTCTAGAATCCATACAAGACTTGAACAGGGATGGGTAGATAAAATAGCCAGAACTCCAGAGGAAGCATTTAATATGGCAAGAGAAAAGCAGGAAGCTAAAGTTCCATATGCAATAGCATTCCATGGGAATATAGTAGATCTTTTAGAATATGCAGATAAAAACAATATACATATAGACCTGCTTTCAGATCAGACATCATGTCATGCTGTCTATGATGGTGGATATTGTCCAGCAGGAATAACTTTTGAAGAAAGAACGAGATTGTTGGCAGAGGACAGAGAAACTTTTAATAAACTTATAGATGAAACATTGAGAAGACATTATGAAGTTATTAAAAAACTTACAGCTAAAGGAGTATACTTCTTTGACTATGGAAACAGTTTCCTTAAAGCTATCTACGATATAGGAGTTAAGGAAATATCTAAAAATGGAAGAGATGATAAAGGTGGATTTATATTCCCTTCATATGTAGAGGATATATTAGGACCAGAATTATTTGACTATGGATATGGACCATTTAGATGGGTATGTCTGTCTGGTAAAAAAGATGATTTATTGAAAACTGACCATGCAGCTCTTGAACTTGTAGATCCAAATAGAAGATACCAAGATAGAGACAACTACATGTGGATAAAAGACGCTGACAAAAATGGACTTGTAGTGGGAACACAGGCAAGAATATTCTATCAAGATGCAATGAGCAGAACAAGAGTAGCATTGAAATTCAATGAAATGGTAAGAAATGGAGAGATAGGGCCAGTTATGCTGGGAAGAGATCACCATGATGTATCAGGAACTGACTCACCATTTAGAGAGACATCAAATATAAAAGATGGAAGTAATATAATGGCAGATATGGCAACTCAATGTTTTGCAGGAAATGCAGCAAGAGGAATGACTATGATAGCTCTTCATAATGGTGGAGGAGTAGGAATAGGAAAATCTATTAATGGAGGATTTGGAATGGTCCTTGATGGAAGTCATAGAGTAGATGAGATACTGATGCAGGCAATGCCTTGGGATGTAATGGGAGGCGTAGCAAGAAGAGCATGGGCTAGAAATCCACATTCTATAGAAACAGTAATTGAATATAATAATGATAACAAAGGAACAGACCATATTACACTTCCATATATAGCCAATGATGATTTGATTAA
Coding sequences within it:
- a CDS encoding urocanate hydratase; the protein is MINKDIYNAMTIKLTAQDIPMKMPEMDPKIRRAPKRVVHLEKDEIELALKNALRYIPEEYHEMLAPEFLNELMEHGRIYGYRFRPEGRIYGKPIDEYTGRCTEARAMQVMIDNNLDFEIALYPYELVTYGETGQVCQNWMQYRLIKKYLENLTQDQTLVVASGHPTGLFRSNPYAPRAIITNALMVGEFDDYDNWARAAAIGVANYGQMTAGGWMYIGPQGIVHGTYSTILNAARLFCEVPKDGDLTGKLFVTSGLGGMSGAQGKATVIAKGVGIVAEVDISRIHTRLEQGWVDKIARTPEEAFNMAREKQEAKVPYAIAFHGNIVDLLEYADKNNIHIDLLSDQTSCHAVYDGGYCPAGITFEERTRLLAEDRETFNKLIDETLRRHYEVIKKLTAKGVYFFDYGNSFLKAIYDIGVKEISKNGRDDKGGFIFPSYVEDILGPELFDYGYGPFRWVCLSGKKDDLLKTDHAALELVDPNRRYQDRDNYMWIKDADKNGLVVGTQARIFYQDAMSRTRVALKFNEMVRNGEIGPVMLGRDHHDVSGTDSPFRETSNIKDGSNIMADMATQCFAGNAARGMTMIALHNGGGVGIGKSINGGFGMVLDGSHRVDEILMQAMPWDVMGGVARRAWARNPHSIETVIEYNNDNKGTDHITLPYIANDDLIKKLVDGKIK